A region from the Oncorhynchus tshawytscha isolate Ot180627B linkage group LG26, Otsh_v2.0, whole genome shotgun sequence genome encodes:
- the LOC112224919 gene encoding T-lymphocyte activation antigen CD80-like — translation MNTNMLVIERRRIIPESVFSLSGRSTLVFMLLLFGQVASEHLVTGIIGESVLLPCDLNLSINPARLRFHWQDHSDVVLYSFNARVEQEYQNKLYTNRTNAFQVEMSSGNISIELRQVTPQDNQKTYWAFALLFDRNDQPIHFTKVCQTTLLVAARFPTPKLTVKYKVMNAMCLTQGGYPKPKVTWTIQDLSQPQNGTLEPREVQTNFTLDPESGLYTVWSQVNFTKNYIDNHSVTCQVFNPVLRETVSNTTIIRTSEGLSLSAILGITLGITLLMLICVGGIIFVYKQCKLQFQDFYYHNEHGSSTV, via the exons ATGAACACCAACATGCTTGTCATAGAAAGGAGAAGGATCATCCCTGAGTCGGTCTTCAGTCTG AGTGGAAGATCTACTCTGGTATTCATGCTTTTGCTGTTTG GACAAGTTGCATCTGAACATCTAGTCACTGGCATTATAGGAGAATCTGTTCTGTTACCCTGTGACCTGAATTTATCCATCAACCCAGCAAGACTCCGGTTCCATTGGCAAGATCATTCAGACGTTGTGTTGTACTCTTTCAACGCAAGAGTTGAGCAAGAATATCAGAATAAACTTTACACAAACAGGACTAACGCCTTTCAGGTTGAGATGAGTTCTGGAAATATCTCTATCGAACTCAGGCAAGTAACACCTCAAGACAACCAGAAAACCTACTGGGCTTTCGCGTTGCTGTTCGACAGAAATGATCAACCTATCCATTTCACCAAAGTGTGTCAGACTACTCTGCTTGTCGCAG CACGGTTTCCGACACCCAAATTGACTGTGAAGTACAAAGTGATGAATGCAATGTGTTTGACCCAGGGAGGCTACCCCAAACCAAAAGTCACATGGACTATCCAGGACCTCTCTCAGCCTCAGAACGGCACTCTGGAACCCAGGGAAGTACAGACCAACTTTACACTTGATCCTGAAAGTGGACTGTACACTGTCTGGAGCCAAGTGAATTTCACAAAGAATTACATAGATAATCATTCTGTGACCTGCCAGGTGTTCAACCCCGTTCTGAGAGAGACTGTGAGCAACACAACCATCATCCGCACAA GTGAAGGCCTTTCTCTCAGTGCTATTCTAGGCATTACACTAGGCATCACACTATTGATGCTGATTTGCGTCGGGGGAATCAtttttgtttacaaacaatgtaaGTTACAATTTCAGGATTTTTATTACCATAATGAACATGGATCCAGTACTGTATAA